From a region of the Candidatus Zixiibacteriota bacterium genome:
- the atpF gene encoding F0F1 ATP synthase subunit B, translating to MDVSWQQLLTHALGFLITVVILKKFAWGPLLSILEERRQKIADEFQSIEDEKAKADMLLGEYESKLKDIDSERRTKLVEAVDEGKKIAAKIESDAREKAREIDAKSKADLKRDIAKAKVQLKNEMVAITMTAAEKILAEKLDDEKNRELIGRFIENVEKA from the coding sequence ATGGATGTATCATGGCAACAATTACTGACGCACGCGTTAGGGTTTCTCATTACGGTAGTTATCCTCAAGAAATTTGCTTGGGGACCCCTGCTGAGTATTCTTGAGGAACGCCGCCAGAAGATCGCTGATGAGTTCCAGAGCATTGAGGACGAGAAAGCAAAAGCAGATATGCTGCTTGGCGAATACGAGTCCAAGCTGAAGGATATTGACAGCGAGCGTCGGACCAAGCTGGTCGAGGCTGTTGACGAGGGCAAGAAGATCGCTGCGAAGATAGAGAGCGACGCCCGTGAAAAAGCCCGCGAGATTGACGCCAAAAGCAAGGCGGATCTCAAGCGGGATATTGCCAAAGCCAAGGTTCAGTTGAAGAACGAAATGGTCGCAATCACGATGACAGCTGCTGAGAAGATACTTGCGGAAAAGCTCGATGACGAGAAGAACCGCGAGTTGATCGGACGCTTCATTGAAAACGTTGAGAAAGCCTAA
- the atpH gene encoding ATP synthase F1 subunit delta, protein MLAQEVARKYAQALFMAAQSKGLIDAAHEQLEDLRKFIAEDDTLLNFLNAPQVLDENKQALIRTVFGERLEQLFVEFLVVLVDKHRVAHLAEIIDDFIRLVEAEKGIARATVITAKALDEEPRRNLIARLAAKTNLTIQIEEKIDPAIMGGMIVILHNEIIDGSVRYGLEMIEEQLAKVKVV, encoded by the coding sequence ATGTTAGCGCAGGAAGTTGCTCGCAAGTACGCCCAGGCGTTGTTTATGGCCGCCCAGAGTAAGGGCCTCATTGACGCCGCTCATGAGCAGCTTGAAGACTTGAGAAAGTTCATCGCTGAGGACGACACTCTGCTGAACTTCCTCAACGCGCCTCAGGTGCTGGATGAAAACAAACAGGCTCTGATTCGAACTGTTTTTGGAGAACGGCTGGAACAACTGTTTGTCGAGTTTCTCGTAGTCCTCGTGGATAAACACCGGGTGGCCCATCTGGCGGAGATCATCGATGATTTCATCCGTCTGGTCGAAGCCGAGAAGGGGATTGCGCGAGCGACAGTGATTACGGCTAAGGCGCTCGATGAGGAACCGCGACGGAACCTTATCGCCCGTTTGGCGGCCAAGACAAACTTGACCATCCAGATTGAGGAAAAGATTGATCCGGCAATTATGGGTGGTATGATTGTGATTCTGCACAACGAGATCATTGACGGTTCGGTTCGTTATGGACTGGAAATGATTGAGGAGCAGTTGGCCAAAGTTAAGGTAGTTTAG